cccaagaacacagtggcctccatcatccttaaatggaagaattttggaaccaccaagactcttcctggagctggccgcccgtcccaactgagcaatcgtggagaagggccttggtcagcgaggtgaccaatagcccgatggtcactctgacagagctccagagttcctctgtggatatgggagaaccttccagaaggacaaccatctctgcagcactccaccaatcaagcctttattgtagagtggccagacggaagccactcctcagtaaattggagtttgccaaaaggcccctaaaggactctcagaccatgagaaacaagattctctggtctgatgaaaccaagattgaactctttggcctgaatgcaagtgtcacgtctgaaaccaggcaccatccctacagtcaagcatggtggtgtcagcgtcatgctgtgggtatatttttcagctgcaggaattgagaaactagtcaggattgagggaaggatgaatggagcaaagtacagagagatccttgatgaaaacatgctccagagcgctcaggatgtCAAACtggggttcaccttccaacagaacaacaaccctaaacacacagccaaggcaacgcaggagtggcttcgggacaagtctctgaatgtctttgagtggcccagccagagcccagacttgattgaatatctctggagagacctgaaaatagctgtgcagtgacactccccgtccaacctcacagagcttgagaggatctgcagagaagaatgggagaaactaccaaaagacaggtgtgccaagtttgtagaatcatacccaagaaaacttgaagctgtaatcgctgtcaaaggtgcttcaacaaagtactgagtaaatagtctgaatacttgtgtaaatgtgatatttcagtcttacattttttataaatttgaaaAACATTccacaaacctgtttttgctgtgtcattatggggtattgtgtgtagattgatgaggaaaaaacaacaatttaatcaattttagaataaggctgtaacgtaacaaaatgtggaaaaagtcaaggcgtctgaacactttccgaatgcactgtatactgtatactagtCAAGGCCTATCCTAATGAACTATTGCTGGAGATATACTATTCTTCCggtatactacatattctatccatatactgtccatattgtctatacatcccatcatatatacatatttatactCCGCAATCCGACATTAATCGTCccaatatttctatatttcttaattccattattttactttgtagatttgtgtgtattgttgtgtattgttaaatattactgcactgaAGGAGCTAGGAAGACAaacatttctctacacccgcaataacatctgctaaatagtccaagtggtaccggagcatcaagtctaggtccaagaggcttctaaacagcttcgacccccaagccataagactcctgaacatctagtcaaatggctacccagcatatttgcattgccccccccccctcttctccacaccactgccactctcttttgtcatctatgcatagtcgctttaataactctaccaacatgtacatactacctcaactaactgttgcccccacacattgactctgtaccggcacctccctgtatatattgttattttttaactgctgatctttaattacttgtgacttttatctcttattcttatccttattttttttaaactgcactgttggttaggggctcgtaagtaagcatttcacatttCACTGTTGTTTTCGGCACAAGTGAAGactaataaaatgttattttattttatttgataaatatatgtatgcgaccaataacatttgatttgaacctaATGTAACTAATACACATGACACACTTTATCCACTCTATATAACTCTCTGTTTGGTGTGGTTCTCATAGGAGGCAATCTATCAGAAGGAGGATCCTCCTCTATTGGTCTCCTTACAGAGAACCCTGCAGTAGTCCTAGAACACTTGTCTGATTGAGAACGTACTAGTTCTCCCATGACATCATCCTAAAATGGCCCTTCCCCTGATCCCATAGCTATAGAATAGATGGTTCTGTATTACACATGACATGAGATGCTTAACTTGGAGAGTTCAAATAGAGTTCATTACCAGTTCTTTGCAGTTTGTTACTGATTTCAGATAACTATATATATGCGAGTAACTTCATAAAGAACTGGTTTGTTGTGACTGCAAGCAGTCAGTAGCAACATGAACAACAGTAACAAATGTGAAAACAACAGATTGACATCCTGCTAAAAaccacagagacacagatagCAGGTAGGAGGGTCCTGTGTGTACAAGGCCAGCAGGCCTGACCAAAGCCTAGATAAGGCCTCGTACATAGAGCAGACCGCAAGTACCTGTGATCTTGTTAGCTGTGTGTGGGTGTCACGCTATCAACACGTCTAAAAGAAGGTCAAGACATTTCATTGGAGATATGACTTGAAAAAATAGGTTGTGTGCCTTACTCATGCAAAGACTGCGTGGAactcaattacaaaactacacaCTCCAACAAATGAGTCATTGTCTTCATCATACAAATCACTCTACTACCTGTTTCATTTTGAGTGATTGTTGCTCCTTGTTACTAAGCTACACATTATTATAACTATGTTGAGGTTAGTAGTAATTTACATTTTTGGCATAAGTTTGACTGCTATTCCGGCTAGACATATGAACTATCACAGAAAAGCACGCTGTTAATGATACGTCATCAAATTTGTGGACATTTTGAACACTTCTACAAGTTGCTGCCAACTCTACTGTTGAGGCAGTTATGGGGACTTCCATGTTTACTGCCGCTccctgttgaaaaagaaatggaTTGCAGTTCTGCAAGGGGCACTTATACATATTCACATTTTGTCAATAGTTTGTGAAAACTGCTCAGTTACTACGGGAACATTGTCATATTTGAAATGAGTCTCTCAACCATATCAATTCTGTTCAAAGTATATTCCTCTAAGAAGTTTATTTTTAGTTTACTTATCTCATGGAGCAGTGGAGATTCCTCAGTGGAGGAAGGGGATGACCATCCAACTCAGTggatttcataaaaataaaaacatttaaaaagttataatttttagataaaactatactaaatataatcacatgtcaccaaataattgattaaaacatagTATTTTGcgaagaaggtctacagtagcttcAACAGCACTCAGTAGGGtaacaccatggtgtagctggtggacagctagcttccgtcctcctctgggtacatttacttcaatacaaaacctaggaggctcatggttctcacccccatccatagacttacacagtattTACAataacttccggaggatgtcctccaacctatcagagctcttgcagcatgaactgacatgttgtccaaccaatcaaaggatcagagaatgaatctagtactgaaagcataagctacagctagctagcactgcagtgcataaaatctggtgagtagttgactcaaagagagaaagacaagagtttaacagttttgaacaaatacatttcttccaaaatgaaggattttttcccccttcacttttcagtttcacttacatagctagcaaatgcaactagctagtttagcctactgatacaccctgctcaaacagcgggatgctatgttagctagctggctatgactatccaatacaatactggaactcttccaatcttccaagtcaaggtaagcttttggttttggtaactgcttactgactgtacactaacgtTACTCCATGATTGTAGAAAGTTTACTAACGCGTTaattctattagctatgctgactatggtgttactttagctaataacgatgtaggctgtgtgtagcagtttggcttggaaaggttttttccccttgtcacatacagctgatgtgttgtgcattgaagtccacaagcaattctgttgaaaaatgtttcttaaatggTAGCAAACAGAACAAAAAGGGGATTAACATACTTTAatatgtccaatagaaactctcatttgcaactgttggactaatgattttCTCCTTGTTCAGCTAGAtgaaggcaagagtgtgcaaggcgtattgaatgtcactgtctgtccatgggTCACTGTCCatcacctcaaatttgtctctcaaTCTGTgcgcacctacgttgtaaactttcattcataggctaggttgtagcaacctcatgatgggtatagggacaatTTGAGTACCATGTAATTGCCTAAACcaatcgctgttacattgaactgggtgaatgacagtcatccaatatgctgtaatagaagtaaggccatgctcatgaaaaaaaagtCTGAACGCCACTGTCATGGAGAGGCAGAATTGTGTTCTTAGTGAAATGGATCTTTGTTGTTTGGATGCACAGAGGTGTGTAAAGAGAGAGTGTGGTTAGGATTAACGGTCATTGCTGGGGGTTAGAGTTGAGTTTACGTGAGTGGAAAATCTATTCAGGGCAGTCAGAACACCACAGAGAGCTGCGATACAGGATACAGCTAAAAGAAGACAGTTTGAGAGGCTAAAACACCAGCAATAGATACATATTTACAGTTAATATGCAACTAACCATATTTTTACATTGAGCATAGGCTTGAGATGGTTGTTGCACGCTGAATCTGTAACGACAAAAATATGAATGCTAATCAAGCAATTCCTCTTTATGAAAGcagtttaatgttttatttgATCAAAATTGAACAACAGTGTCAATGTAAAAATGAGCTTGGCAGATTACAAGTCATTATAACACACTGAAAAACCCCTAATTATGCATACAGTGTAGAACATACAAAATCAATTCAGGTTATTAAAGAGGAAAACTTCACGTTTCAGTCCATGTTTTGGAGTCTCACAACAGAGTACACAGTGTCTGTCTCCATGGCGCTCCTATGTCTCCCGGCCTTTGGTTTCTGGTGGACGACGTTCAGAGCGGCGTAATGGAGAGTATCAGGCTCTTGATCCTAAGAGGAATAACAAAAATGAAAATCCAATATTTGGTATTAGACTAAACATTGTGGTATTGTGAAAGAAAACTTctaataaaatgtatattttcataTTTTGATTGAAGGAAAAACACATTGATTCAGCAACAGCTAAACAAGTGTTAGGTCAGGTTACCTGGTTATCATGACTGGGGACTGTTGGAGCACATGGCTGAGGGTGCGTTCCTTTTAATCAAACACATTAATCAATataatcattatcatcatcatcctaCAATGAAGAGACTTTATGACCAATTTTGACCAAAACATTTCAACTAATGTAACTGTACCAACAATTGATAAGCATACTGTATCTTGCACAATAATATTGCTTACCTATGCACTTGCTCATCTTGTACAAAACACAAGTAAGGACAATGATGAGGAGGACACACAGACCCAACGCTACACCAAGGCAATACATGAACAGAAGATGGTCCTCCTTACAACCATCTGTGAAATATCAAATAGGGATcaagacactgagacactgaggaATAAAGCTATGACAATGTTAGAGACACCAACAAGACTCGGCCTGATCTGAGAGTCAAACTTTCTTCTCTCATATGCAAAGATATCTGAAGGATATAGGAAAACAATGATATCTGAATGGTATAGAAAAACAAAAGATATCTGAATGATGTAGAAAAACAAAATATATCTGAATGATACAGAAAACAAAGATTTCTGTATGAAAGAGAAAAACAAAAGTAACTGAATGACACCTTGCCTGCAATCTAGATTATAACAAAACACAATGTCAGAAGTATCACTTACGGTCAATGTCCAGCTGGGTCCCGTTCCCAAACAGTATCTCCCCACATGAGGCCACAGCACAGTAGTAAGTCCCAGCATCAGAGAGGCTGAGGTTTCTCTTGGGGAAGTTGTAGACACAGCTCTGTGTAGGAGACCCAGCCTCAGAGCTCTTCTCACACTGATCACTCCTGTCTCCATGGGTGTAAATGATTCCTGGAAGGGATTCTCCTGAGCCATGTCTGAACCAATAGACACTGTGTTCTCCTGCACAGGTCTCAGTGTGTATTGTACAGTTCAGAGTCACAGAGTCTCCTGGCTGGACTGATTTAGACACAGACTGATGTACAACTGTCTTACTGTTGGACTCTGAACCTGAAAATaagtaaatattttttatttttgttattattttacatttttttacccctttttctccccaattccgtgatatccaattggtagttacagtattGTCCCATCGTTCCATAGAGGGGTAGGCCATAacagtttgtaggccaaaccgatCGAACACTACAgacaattttgtgagaagacgGATTTTCagaatgtctcatggtctgacaaacaccgctctagctctgtcacctttcaccgcagatgcggaagagCAAGATAGGCAGTTGCAGTGGATTGAGactcatccaatgcaaaaaaacagatatctctagcatAAACTGAAGGatttgtatgttttgtttgtCTATTAGGCTAATTAGAGGACATCAACCTTTTATGTACGTTTGATTGTTACAATAATTCAATTTCCTTTAGCTATTATTCTACACTCTTTGTGTATAATCTAAGATTTTTAACTATCTGAAAATAAGAATTCTCTCTGTACCTTTTACAATGAGAATGGTTCCTTCTCCAAATTCTACCTTGTTTCAGTAAGAGCTCCCACAGTAGTATAAGGCTTAATCAGAGAGTTCTATGTCTGAGATCCTTAGGTGATTTTTTTCCTTTGTCACTTTCCACAGAGAAGCGAGGGTTACCTAaaaattattttacattttttttacccctttttctccccaattccgtgatatccaattggtagttacagcattgtcccattgctgcaactcccgttcggactcgggagaggcgtaaatcgagagccgtgcgtcctccgaaacacgatccCGCCAGGCCGCACGGCTTCTTGGCACAATGCCGATGTCAGTAAATCCTTTGAATATCCAAAACATCCCTACCTAACATTTGTTGAATAATGATAGAATCTCATTATGACAATACTTAACCCATAAGAAGACATTTTTTTACAACccctttcttttttttactaaagtgtctaagccctgtctaagtcgggggagggggtgggggattCTACTAAGCTAAacggaattgttttaagaaggttatACCAAGGATCATGTTGCTATTTGATTtttaattttaagaccccttgaagtatcccacaaaatatatgaaacatttttatttgattgaaaATTGTACTTGGCTTTACTGCTATtagcacatacaaacacattgaataacatattcactacatggaacaacataTAGTCCCCCCCCACAAAGATCATAAGGAAGTTTgctctgaagtgtctgtcctctgtctgagagatataatatatatatatattttttaaacgtatttaaccccttatttttggcagtaaacagtctccatatatacctCCATGCACTAGACTGCACTAGATTTTGTGAGAAGACGGATTTTCGTGaattgtctcatggtctgacaaacacagctctagctctgtcacttttcactgcagatgcggaagAGTGAGATAGACAGTTGCAGTGGTTTGAGACTCACCAAAtgcaaaacagatatctctagcttaaactgaagGATTTCTGTGTTTCTTGTGTGTATTATACTTATTAGATTAGACATTTGATTGTCACAATAATTCAATTTCCTTTAGCTATTattctacactctgtgtataATGTAAGATTTTTAACTATCTGAAAATAAGAATTCTCTCTGTACCTTTCACAATGAGAATGGTTCCTTCTCCAAACTCCAGCTTGTTTCCATAAGAGCTCCCACAGTAGTATAAAGCTGAATCAGAGAGTTCCATGTCTGAGATTCTGAGGTAAATTTTTCCTTCGTCACTTTCCACTGAGAAGCGAGGGTTACCTTTAAATTCATGGTAGAATGTAGCGCCACTATCATACTTCAAAAAAAATGTTGACATGACGCGAGGAATATTTCCAAAGGGTTGCTTGTACCAGGAGAATGTTACTGCCATGTCACCTTCATAGAAACAGTGCAAAGTCAATGTGTCTCCAACATTGGGTGATATGAGACGAATGGCTGAGGATTGTGCTACAGCTGGAACATGATCTataacacacacaacaacaacatgaatTGCTTTGCTACTCACATATATTAGACAGCACATACTTAAAAATGTTATCATTCTAGGTGGATTGCCTGAAATCGACTGTAATATCAGTACCCAATAAAACATGTTATGGTACACATCACACAAGCAGAGAAATAAAACAATTTGACTTACCCATTTGTTTAAGGAGGAGAAATATCACACACAGTGTGATCATCTTTGAAGGTATCACCTTGAGTGGAAAAAGTCTAGCCATGTGTACAACACTTCAACAATGGGGTTATTGCTGATTGGTCGAACTGGACGCGTCATTTTTGTTTACGCCTCATTCAGACAACCTTTGATCTTGTATTGTACCCTGACTCCTGAATGGTCGTGCAAGAAATTGTGGTTTGTATTTCTCCAATTCACTCTGGTCAGACCTTTGTGAAAATTTTATTTTCTATTTGTTTACCATTTGTGTTCTCAGTCacttttttttaggtgcatttGATGTAGGCTATCTTGTCTCCATTGCACTAGTTAAGATAAATCAAGAGCCCCTAAAGATAACATATACTCTTTTGACCATATCATTTAATCAGATGACAGGATAAAACAAATCAATTGTATGGCAGTCTCATTCCCTATCATTCACAGAAACATCCACTGCATCACTGATTGGAAACCTCAGCCAATCACTCTCTGGTGAATGTTGTTCTCATAGGAGGGAATCTATCAAAAGGAGGTTCCTCCACTTTTGGTTTTCTTCCAGAGGACCCTGCAGTAGACTTTGTGCTTCACAATAAATGTCTGATTGGGAATGTACTGAAAATTCTCCCATGACATCATCAGTAACTTGTCCCTCCCCCTGGACTGAGATTGTTAACTCAGAAGGTTCAAACAGAGTTCATTAGCAGGTCCTTGTGGTTTGGAACTGACTTCAGATAACTATAAACATATCAGAGTAGATTTACGGCTGCAAATTGTCAGTGGCAACAAGTAAAGATTGTAAGAACAACAAACTTACATCAAATAGACATCCTGCTGAAAACCACAAGGAGACACAGAGTGTAGGTAGCAGGGTAGATACGGCCTCATCTTGCTTAGAGCGGACCACAGTGTACCTGTGAACTGGTTctctgtgtgtaggtgggtgtgaGTGGCATGATATGGAGACGTCTGAAAGAGGACAAAACATTTCAGAGGAGAAACATCCACTGCATCACTGATTGGAAACCTCAGCCAATCACTCTCTGGTGAATGTTGTTCTCATAGGAGGGAATCCATCAAAAGGAGGTTCCTCCTCTTTTGGTTTTCTTCCAGAGGACCCTGCAGTAGACTTGTAGacaagttggtggttgaagatatccctctagtggtgtgggggctgtgctttggcaaagtgggtggggttatatccttcctgtttggccctgtccgggggtatcgtcggatgggccacagtgtctcctgacccctcccgtctcagcctccagtatttatgctgcagtagtttatgtgtcggggggctagtgtcagtctgttatatctggagtatttctcctgtcttatccggtgtcctgtgtgaatttaagtatgctctctctaattctctctttctctctttctttctttctctctcttggaggacctgagccctaggaccatgcctcaggactacctggcatgatgactcctttctgtccccagtccacctggccgtgctgctgctccagtttcaactgttctgcctgcggctatggaaccctgacctgttccccggacgtgctacctgtcccagacctgctgttttcaactctctagagacagcaggagcggtagagatactctcaacgatcggctatgaaaaaccaactgacatttactcttgaggtgctgacttgttacaccctcgagaactgttattattattatttgaccatgctggtcatttatgaacatttgaacatcttggccatgttctgttataatctccacccggcacagccagaagaggactggccacccccatagcctggttcctctctaggtttcttcctaggttttggcctttctagggagtttttcctagccaccgtgcttctacacctgcattacttgctgtttggggtttctgtacagcactttgagatatcagctgatgtaagaagggctatataaatacatttgatttgatttgatttaggaggggcctcccgggtggcgcagtggtctaaggcactacatcgcagtgttagctgtgccaccagagattctgggttcgagcccaggctctgtcgcagctggctgcAACTGGGAGGCCCATGgcgtggcacacaattggcccagcgtcgtctgggttagggagggtttggccggcagggatatcgcaactcctgtggcgggccgagtgcagtgcacgctgaccaggttgccaggtgtacggtgtttcctccgacacattggtgcggctggcttctgggttggatctgcagtgtggcttggttgggttgggttgtgttttggaggacgcatggctctcgaccttcgcctctcccgagtccgtatgggagttgcagcgatgagacaagacaggtGCTACTACtgattggataccatgaaattggggagaaaaagggggtaaaaaagaaaaaataaataaacatttcagaGGAGAGGTGACTTGAAGAAGTAGGTTGTGTGCCTTACTTATGCAAAGACTTCCTGGAactacacacaaaaacacatccCTGTCTTCAGCATATCACTCTACTACCTGTTTCATTTTGAGTGATTGTGGCTCATGATTACTTATTTGACATAAGTAGTAATGATCCTATGAGGAGGACAGTTTGACCTGTCAGATCCTGGCTATTCTATGAAGCTGAAATAGATTTATAACATGTTATAAATGTGTAAAACAATTGTTAacatttaacctctctcgggtaggtgggacgaacctagtcaacagccagtggaatcgagtggcacgatattcaaataccttaaaaatgctataaattcgatttctcaaacatatgactattttacaccattttaaagacaagactctcgttaatctaaccacattgtccgatttcaaaaaggctttacaacgaaagcaaaacattagattatgtcaggagagtacccagccagaaataatcacacacccatttttcaagctagcatataatgttacaaaaaccaaaaccacagctaaatgcagcactaacctttgatgatcttcatcagatgacactccttggacgttttgttcaatcaagttcatatttatatcaaaaaccagctttttacattagcatgtgacgttcagaactagcaaacataccgaaaacttccggtgaatttactaaattactcacgataaacgttcacaaaaaacataacaattattttaagaattatagatacagaactcctttatgcaatcgcggtgtaagattttaaaatagcttttcggcaaaagctccttttgcaatattctgagtagatagctcgccatcacgggctagctaatttgacacccaccaagtttggcgttcactaaactcagaattactataagaaaaattggattacctttgctgttcttcgtcagaatgcactcccaggacttctacttcatccacaaatgttgttttggttcaaaataatccatagttatgttcaaatatcctctgttttgtccgtgcgttcaggtccctatccgaacggtgacgcgcggacacatgtcgtgaccaaaaaattctaaatattccattaccatacttcgaagcatgtcaaacgctgtttaaaatcaatttttatgcgatttttctcgtaaaatagcgataatattccgaccgggaatattttttttcgttcaaagactcaaaaaagaaaatggactcttcacgtgcacgcgcgcccctGTTTCAATGTTCTCAggtcgaccactttccaaatgcgctactgtttttcagccagggactgcagagtcatcattccc
The DNA window shown above is from Salmo trutta chromosome 8, fSalTru1.1, whole genome shotgun sequence and carries:
- the LOC115198320 gene encoding uncharacterized protein LOC115198320 isoform X1, with the protein product MFYWVLILQSISGNPPRMITFLSMCCLIYVSSKAIHVVVVCVIDHVPAVAQSSAIRLISPNVGDTLTLHCFYEGDMAVTFSWYKQPFGNIPRVMSTFFLKYDSGATFYHEFKGNPRFSVESDEGKIYLRISDMELSDSALYYCGSSYGNKLEFGEGTILIVKGSESNSKTVVHQSVSKSVQPGDSVTLNCTIHTETCAGEHSVYWFRHGSGESLPGIIYTHGDRSDQCEKSSEAGSPTQSCVYNFPKRNLSLSDAGTYYCAVASCGEILFGNGTQLDIDHGCKEDHLLFMYCLGVALGLCVLLIIVLTCVLYKMSKCIGTHPQPCAPTVPSHDNQDQEPDTLHYAALNVVHQKPKAGRHRSAMETDTVYSVVRLQNMD
- the LOC115198320 gene encoding immunoglobulin alpha-2 heavy chain-like isoform X2, coding for MITLCVIFLLLKQMDHVPAVAQSSAIRLISPNVGDTLTLHCFYEGDMAVTFSWYKQPFGNIPRVMSTFFLKYDSGATFYHEFKGNPRFSVESDEGKIYLRISDMELSDSALYYCGSSYGNKLEFGEGTILIVKGSESNSKTVVHQSVSKSVQPGDSVTLNCTIHTETCAGEHSVYWFRHGSGESLPGIIYTHGDRSDQCEKSSEAGSPTQSCVYNFPKRNLSLSDAGTYYCAVASCGEILFGNGTQLDIDHGCKEDHLLFMYCLGVALGLCVLLIIVLTCVLYKMSKCIGTHPQPCAPTVPSHDNQDQEPDTLHYAALNVVHQKPKAGRHRSAMETDTVYSVVRLQNMD